From the genome of Medicago truncatula cultivar Jemalong A17 chromosome 2, MtrunA17r5.0-ANR, whole genome shotgun sequence:
tttttcttttttcaaactcAATCTTACTACTACAATATTGATTTGACGCGATAGAGAAAATCTATCACTAATTTGGTTGTCTGTCAAAGTTTATTGACTGTTTTTACTAAAGATTTTCGacttttatctctttttttggtcaagtagtttagtggctaaAAATTTATGCAATCAACGTCTCTAACAACCGAGCTACCATCACGAGTATTTCGACTTTTATCTCGAAGCggtgtgaaaatgaaaatcaactAAATCAAGTTAAGTTAATGATTTTCAAGCATATCAGTTTCGTAAGATAAATATGAACAACTATTAGTTATGTCTGGTCTACTTTGATCACTAGTACAAATAATTGTTGGCTATAAAAGAAACAATTACAAGACTGTTTAATTGGTGTGGATGACAATTATAGAACAACTTGAAGTCATGTCGTGGTACAATTGATCTTCACTAATATTCCACCCATTGTATGCAGGGAAAAAATCTTTTATTTGGTTTGGAACAAAACCATGGGTGATTCTTAATGAACCTGAGCAAATAAGAGAAGTATTCAACAAGATATCTGAGTTCCCAAAGGTTCAATATAAGTTTATGAAGTTAATAACTCGCGGTCTTGTTAAACTAGAAGGAGAAAAGTGGAGCAAGCATAGAAGGATAATCAACCATgggctatttttattttttattttttttgcactgCTCTACTAATGAGCTTCACCAATGATGAATCATTCGAGAGAATCCAAGTTCGATTCTTAGGTAGAACAATTCTTCGTCAGGCTATCCTTACCTCGCGAATGAACTCCGGATTACCAGGTTTCTTTTCCTGGGGACCGGATGGTTAAcgccaaaaaaataataatttgtttttgattatCTTGCAAATTACACTTCTTCAATCTACatagttttgtttatttgaaCTCTTAGATGTTTCTTATTTATTACACCATAGATTATGACACCAACATTCTTGAAAAGCTGCAACGATTTGATTAGCAATTGGGAAGAAACGTTGTCTTCAAGTGGAGCCTCTGAAATAGACATATGGCCTTCCCTTCAGAGCTTGACAAGTGATGTTATCGCTCGTTCGTCATTTGGAAGTAGTTatgaagaaggaagaaaagTATTTCAACTTCAAATAGAGCAAGGTGAACTTATAATGAAAAATCTAATGAAATCTTTAATCCCTTTATGGAGGTAAGACTATTATATCACAGTGCCAGTTCATTTTTCCTTCTCTAATCACTAAGATGCTAGTTTTACATGACTATTCTTTTTTACTTGTAGGTTTTTACCTACAGCTGATcatagaaagataaatgaaaattTGTCGGGACTTGGTTTAATCCACTTCAAGTTGCTCGGGGTAGCGGGATGCTGAGGGATACGATGACGAATAGACTGAGCATTCCTCCAACTAGTAAGAAGGGATCCTGCACGAGCACAAATAGCTTCAGTTGTTTCAGTGACATGTTCCATACTTTATTGTTTCGATGCTACAATATACTCAAGAGGACATTGAAAACTTGTTTTTGTTGCTGGTCCAGGTGTTGTAAGATAGCAAACACATTGGTTGGAAAGCTTGCATCAATATCTAAAACAGTCATCAAAAGACTCCATAATCCACTCTGCTGCCAACAAATCTTGCTTTTATCACACATAAAGAACAAATGGGTACTATCCTCGCCAAAATCAACACATACTGCACAGCTATCAGTACACTGAACTCCTTTTGATTGCAATCGGATTCTTGTGGGCAAACAATTATGACAAGCTCTTCATAGGAAATTCTTGACCTTCGGGGGAAATTTTAAACTCCAAATACAATTCAAGTTACCCGGCACAcgtgatgggataaaaccgcaagtgcacgatcttaccgaagtagtaataaaagagtatcgttccgacagggagttgttcaattcaattaactttagttgatgattagaagagaatcaagttgcaaagttggggttttcaaacggttgaaagggaatataataataaaaagagccttgggattattggttcatcataatgacaaatccttcactttccaaaaccttaaacctagatccttatgttagacctaatttctaaagACAGGTTTCCCTTTAGCCCCTCACTTTTCCTTTCAGTCCAGTGAGAGTTTTCTTCTAGCAATCAAACCTATTTCGCTTATTTGATTACTAAAAGAAGCTTTTAAGGATTGAAACTACTAATGTCCCAAGGATTGCAAATACTATTttgctgcctttgcaatccttgtctaaatttacttgttcgaatatcaagaCTCCACcctcgttttatgaattgatatttgagatgatggattaacaattatcaaaccctccactttcgcttctacagtttgataatggttaattcatgttaaaactgtgaatttagattagaaactagggttacataagattagggttaaagcttggtttgattaggattatgtcatttagacttatccaacaatctccAGAcaaaagaagtctactcactcatgttcatcatagacatagagaagaagaagaagaacataaataaaataacaagaaagtaaaggaaaagaaaagaactttgattaagaaagaaaattgtcatttattgaattccaagaatgaaagatgaatatttgtgatggctagatactttatttatagtttacattcgacttagaatctaagcaattacatgactagaatgttccacaagcaaCTACGGGATTTTTGGTAAAACTAGAAttgagtagcttaaaatctaagcaaaagcagcaaaaggctgTCCTTGGAGGTGGcatggccgtgccaagcttctgactagagggagacatatttttgtctccgaatcttcgtatttttgctccgaatcagctccaaaacccctttcttttgctccaggactcaatccatcaaatattcattcctgaaatataataatatgcaattgaagcaaaatagctctaaaaggaaataatattaaaataaaataaacttaaatctaatgaaaacgaaactaaatattatactaaaatgactaattattgactcatcaaactcccccacacttgaatctttggttctcctcaagcaaaaggcataaacatagtagcataaAACAAGATTACATATGACAATTCAATCAAAACTCATGTCTCCTCAAAGGCTTTTATTTCaagcgtacactaatcacaaactcaagcatttcttgtatcctttattcaacccaacaatcaagttctaagtgagtgtgtgtgtagtccaacccttttcttgctcgtatataagatagatattatgaggaaacaggttctaatcctagcactaaaccaaccgaGAAAagtcctttcttcatttcatataagagagatgggatttagctagatttattttgaCAATTTAAACGTCTTGGGGCTGCAGATTGCTTAGGGGATACCATCTTCTCATAGGAAGTCcgcgagggggtatcctttcctcccagattccatgatcaccctaagtagtgctgcaaatttataagttaaaagacatcatcatcatgaacaacatcatataacattatattcatcaacatatatatacattcatataataattcatcaatcatgaataacatcatattcaacaacatatacattcatataataattcatcaatcatgaacaacatcatattcaacacctaGCAATCATTCAAATATCCCCATATAATCATATCAAATTAtccacaaaatattttcatttcaaacCAAGGCTATTGGGaagataacacaattatcaATATCTTTCGAATTTACACTTAAGGCCAACTCAAAAAAAGAAACGTGTGAGACAGACGCGAGAACGCGAACATGGCAGTCTACCACTGAACAACTCACGAGGCGAGCCAATCGACTCACTATGGCGAGTTCAACATATGgactactcgccatggcgaccaaggtactcgccgtggcgagctaaaACTGATAGCTCTCaggaacttgacatttttcacccaaaaatcccatttttaacttccctatgcccaaatttgattccaaaacttgtctaaacatgaaaaggcactcaaaaccatacaAAACTTggaccaaaacattattttacaaaatcacatttatttctacTGATCAGTCGCGAGGCGAGTAGAACACTCGCCGTTGCAAGTTGACATCGaagtcactcgcgaggcgaacaaGATCACttgccgtggcgagcgatgataGACAGTTCTATGGGAAGAAACCTGTTTTCCCCCAAAAACCCCAATTTCAACCACCAATATCCCGAATTTGATAGAAACctctgatgagataaaaccgcaagtgcacggttctatcgaagtagtaaaaatagagtatcgttccgacaaggagttatgaattcaattaactttagataatgattagactgaagATATATGAGGTAGAaagttttgggtttttaattaaaagtaaataataaaagaaaagataaaagccttggaattattggttcatcctaatgacaagtccttcacaaaccaaactattaaacttataaccttatgttagacctaacttctaaagacagtttctcttttgttcctctagcaaccaagcctatttcgctgacttgattactattagattttggtcctaagttgcaaccaagcctatttcgctgacttgatcacaatttagaatccttgaagttcgaaactatatgtctcaaagattgtaaagactatttcgctgcctttacaatctttgtctaaattcacttgttcgaatatcaaaactccactttcgttttatgaattgatatttgagatgatggacgaacaattatcaaaccctccactttcgtttccacagtatgataatggttaatccatgttaaagcggtgaatttagattagagattagggttacataagattagggttaaagcttggtttgattaggattatgtcattagacttttccaacaatcccaagacaagagaagtctactcactaatgttcatcgtagacaaggagaagaagagagaaagcataaaagtaaataacaagaaagtaaatgaacttttattagaaagacaattgtcacatattgtattccaagaaaagatgaatatttgtgatggctagctactctatttatagtttacattcaacttaaaatctaagcaatcactagaatgttccacaagtaaactaaaacagagtagcttaaaatctaagcaaaagcagcaaaagttgTTCTAGGAGGTGGCACGGctgtgccaaccttagcacgggccgtgccaagcttctgactttagggagatatatttttgtctccgaatctttatattttcgtaccgaatcagctccaaaatccctttcttttgctccaagactcaatccatcaaatattcgtttctgaaatataacaatatacaattgtagtaaaatagctcgaaaaggaaataatactaatataaaataaacttaaatctaattaaaactaaactaaataacatataaaaatatataataaatgactcatcaaccTCTACCTAttattattctacaacctgaacaccAGTTATTACCTTAATTCATCGGGTTacctactctttcaacaatcaattttaattttaaaaacctaatttctcaacaatcaaaattaataaaacaacaacatgttaaacccctttttagaatcatacaacccattattagagaaagctagtcccacccttaccttagattagatGATTGAATTTGGACTCTACAAGCTTGctcctcttcttctcttctctgacttctcactttctccctttttctcccaaatcaGTTTCTACGTATTCTGTATTCTGACTTTATAATCTATCACTAATAATGCTCATAATAACTACTAATAAAGACCAACATATAACACATCACAATTATTCAAATACATTATACAAAAAGAcactaaactcaataaaataaataaataataaaatagggtgttacagttTTTAGGGTGAGCTCTAGGGAAGTTTCATTCTAGCACTATGGACAAGGAAGGAGGATTAGAGttgtaaacgaggagtttggTGAGAACTTAGAATAAGGACTACTTTAGTGGATTTCATTCCTTGCTTGGTAGCCCCCCAAGTATGTGTGTTTCtcaccgaactgggttaacgattctcttatgccttttattttcttgtcttttacttttacgTAATTTGTGATGTTGAAACAGTAAGTTCAACATTCATATTTGTGTGTCTGGTGTTGGAACATCGCACAAAACATCTTAAAACTAACGTGCTAGAATTTCACATCAGCATTATCATTTCTATCCACCAAGATCACCTCAGGTTGACCTTGAATTACTGGTTCGACTGGTTGGGGTTGAGGCACAGGTTGTGGCCTTTGAACCATTGGTTCAATCAACCGCAACGGTTGTTGATTTTGGATTTGTGTAACCGGTTGGTAAACTGGTTGTGGGGGTGCAAAGAAATGTGCTATCCTCCCCATTTGAGTGGTTAAGGCTTGGTAACTACGGTTATTGTCCCTTATCAAAGGATCACACACTATACAAATTtgttacattaaaaaattaaccatTTCGTGATTACTCTCATCCATTTGTTGCCTTAACAAATTCATCGAATCTGTTGTTAATGGTGGTAGAGTATTTTGACCAAAAATGCTCGAACTCGAGGGACTATGTATGTTGTGCATTGTGAATGGATTTGCTTGGTCTGAAAATGCGGACGCACTATTATGTACATTTTCCATCATCGAAGTTGGCATACCATACGGTTGTTCCCTTAGAAAGGTTTTGCATATTTGTATTTCGATCATCAAGCCTAGGCCTGACTATAGGAGAACTTTGAATACTGATAGTCAAAGGAACACCAACAGTGAATGGGGGTATAACAGTTCCCATTTTTTGTCGTGTCATTGGAACAGATGTAGAAACGGTTGAGGGAGTGGTTACTCCCATTTCCGTCGAAACTGGCATAGCCATGGTTGCCCCCACAGGGGTCAACACGTTTAAATCTCCCAAAGGAGAAGTCGCTTGTAAAGATTGTGCTTGTGAAGAGGATGAACTGGCACGAGCCATAGACATACGACTTCTCAAATGCATACACAAACAATTTGGTGTTTTTAGCAATAAAGTTACCTGGAAATAGTAACGAAATTCTAAGAACGGATCTCACAAGGagatggattttgaaaaagtttttgaaaaaacaatttttttttatgaaaaagattttaaaaatcaaatgcaCAAACAGGGTCCCACTGTATATACTgaattttggtaaacaatcgctggtttaAAAATAGTTACTTGTAAGATCATCCAGTAAATCTGAAGGACATAttgtgttttgttattttccagaaatttaatattattttgaagaacTTGATAAATAGAAGAAAGTAAAAAGCAATCGAATTCAACCCAATTGAAACCGGTGTAAATAAAGGTAAATGAATTGCTCAAAAGAAACAAGTAAATTGTAGATTGTAAAgatatttaagaaaatgaacttAAAAGTGTATTGATTGAATGTAAATTGGTACACATGTTCATACATTGCAACTTGTTACTCGTTTCTCTCTTCCATGCGGATAATTTGAGTGCAAGTTTTTTTGTATGAtagaattgtgacccttttttatttataggaaaaactactatttatacaaatagaaaTAACTACCTAgatttgaatttaaaactaTAACTGCAGTAAACTAACTATACTTATCCACTCGATTTGAATTTCGAATGAGTCTTGGAAGTATCCGTTGTTTtgaccttataaaaaaaaactgtcttTCGAGAGTTTTCTACTTGTTGAACCGAGACACGCACTTTCAGCCATCTCCAGCAAGTCCAACTTCGATAACGATAAAAAGTACAATTCCTTCGATTACAAGGTCAACCTATTTTGACTGCATTTAATGATAGCCCTTAAAAATATTGGCTAACAAATTGCCCCCCAGAAACTTCATGTTCGACTCATCTTTCGATAGGGAGAAGAAGATATTTCTGACCCCTATGAACAAACTCCGTCTTGGTCGAAACGAGATCAGTGACGTCATTGCCCAGAGAAGcggttcaaaataaaaaacctttATGGTGTCCCCACCATGGCTAATGGGCCACGTTCTCAGTCATTGGGAActaccaattttatttaaaaagaataaaccGTCAACGGAGGATGTTGACACCTGTCAAAATCAAAAGGTTATAAAGGTACTTAccttttattttcaactttttacCTTCTAAAACTTTTACTCTTCTActgttccttcttcttcttcgtaaaaacacttttcataaaaaagaaacCTTTACAAATTTCAAACCCTTTTTAGAAAAGTTCATCGTTTTCCCTCATCGTTTTCACCATAAAAGACTTCAACCATGACTCATGCAGAATGATCATCTTCCAAAACTTCAAAGCGCGATGAACCGATCAATTTCTCCAAAGAAATTCCCAGGTAATATCTCATGCCCTAACTCACCGCATGCATTTTTAGGACCTCTTCCATATGATCaagaagacctagaaaaacttaGCGTTTTTTAGGTCCGGCTTGGTTTAGAAAAGATTTCCCAACCAATTCCATCGAAGATGAGGCAGAGATAAATGATgtatgggaggtttatttaacCCCTACATTTTTATCTAGCAAAATAACCTCTGGAAGCCCTTATGGGATATATGGTTATCAACCAAACCATGTCGCGAGACAATTTGCTTTAATTCAACCAAAACCTAGTTCGTTGTACAAGTGTGTGAATGATCTGAGACAACCCTTGATAGAACATGTGTGGAGATCAACTTTACGTCGAGCTCAGAAACAAAATATCGTTTTCGAGCCTACCTATTTTGTTTCATCCTTTATATGTACTGAAGCATTCTATCGAGTAGAGCCTGATACTTTGCTTCCTCAACTGATACTTGCTTTTCATGCTGTGCAGAAAAAATCGAAGAAGAACAAAGGTACGCATATTCGAGAAATTCAAGCTTTCcaaaaattctttcaaactgCATATGACCCTTTGCATGTAAAAAGGACAGTTGATTATGCTGCTCAAACTTTAAGAGATAAAATCTATGATAAAATCCCAACAATAACATTTCCACCTTTTACCCCCAGTAAATACCTTTTTGCATAGcatttcaaaatgaaatttcCAACTTTGCCAACCATCGAGTTAGTATTGGCTTTTAGGCCAACATATCCCAATTGGTTACCTTGAAATACTTTACTCGGAATGAAACAAAAACTAATAAAGAAAGATGAGGATAAGGTGTCTGCTTCTAAACACTAATTATACACCTTTAGAGGTCATCTCCATTTAGACCTTCCCTACATTCGAATTCTTTCTCCGATAGGAGTAGGTATGAAATCTTTCGATTTTGCAGAAAATATCAAACAAATGTTTTGTGAAAAACGCTACTTATCTGTTTATCCATTTGTTTGCAGCTGTTTCTCTAAAGTCAGGGGGCGGAGAATAGGATGAGGATGAAATCACACAAGGACCCTCGAAGTCCAAATCAGAGAAATCATCCAAAAGAAAGAAATCCTCCaaaccaaagaaaaagaaaatttgatcGTCCCCCGAAGAGCCAGAAGGTCCTGTAACTGAAGAAATTGTAAATCCCTTTTCTTCGATCAATATTTGAATGTTCCGTTATGGGATATATTCTTGACATCGAATTCGATTTGCAGATTGAAATCCTTCATGAAGCCATCGAGGTTACCACAGTCTCTGAGGCACCAAGAGCCAAAGAAAATCGAAGGAAAAGGAAACAAGAGATTCAGGACATagctgtaacagcccgatttttagctagatttattttaattaattttattatgtattatatgtgtttgtgtgtgattattcatcattgggtcattgggtgcatttttatgggttttcgtgttagaagggcattttagtcttttagacttaggggtattttggtcattttgtgagaatgagtaaaattataattttgggtgagaattacttttagtgattagtgagaatagttatttcattaagttacaagagtaaattgagattttatcGTTTAgcgaccgttagtgacattttaccgttattagttaaaatatcgtttggagtgtagaaatatttttggtttgaatagaaatgggataagcccactagaaactagattttgcccctgtaattttagattcttccacttttggtccctcctttcatcacgtcagcagaatccgcataaattacgtccctgtaatttcagattcctcccacttttggtccctataatttcagattcctccacttttggtccctcattttacgtgCCATGTATGCAAATTTTGCTGACGTGGtggaatgagggaccaaaagtggaagaatatgaaattacagggacaaaatctaaatctttttttttacagggactaaaaccgaaattcgctaatattacagggacaaaaagaggtatttacccaataattgtgaa
Proteins encoded in this window:
- the LOC25486780 gene encoding cytochrome P450 72A68-like; the protein is MLRIILITVTFGLVYVWRALNWMWLKPKKIEKLLREQGLHGNPYRLLLGDAKDYFVMQKKVQSKPMIFSDDIAPRVAPYIHHAVQTHGKKSFIWFGTKPWVILNEPEQIREVFNKISEFPKVQYKFMKLITRGLVKLEGEKWSKHRRIINHGLFLFFIFFIMTPTFLKSCNDLISNWEETLSSSGASEIDIWPSLQSLTSDVIARSSFGSSYEEGRKVFQLQIEQGELIMKNLMKSLIPLWRFLPTADHRKINENLSGLGLIHFKLLGVAGC